A stretch of the Acanthopagrus latus isolate v.2019 chromosome 9, fAcaLat1.1, whole genome shotgun sequence genome encodes the following:
- the LOC119025933 gene encoding zona pellucida-like domain-containing protein 1: MMEPACRATIDESVTPPVARFNFPLNMTHSCGSTFRTTSAAGTGIFSDFSNIQTVNISGVVRSIDPTTGTITYNAELKYYYSCAYPLEYLINNTQIDVSASSIAIKDNNGSFISTLNMELYSDANYTQQLVMPSLGIELRTSVYVEVKATNLTGQYHVLLDRCYASISRLPSNSSFFNLFVPCSRDQFTTMIENGDSQTARFRFPAFRFIEQQNETVSTYYLHCITRLCEKSTCSTFKQCSNRRKRSTLDTTSLSADQTYTISSPEIITKTESTESKEKPLVAEEKDGSSVGLGAAVGVLAFVCFIALCVAALFYKKLRN; the protein is encoded by the coding sequence ATGATGGAACCGGCCTGTAGAGCAACCATCGATGAATCTGTGACTCCACCTGTTGCTCGCTTTAACTTCCCACTCAATATGACCCATTCCTGTGGAAGCACGTTCAGGACCACCAGTGCTGCTGGAACAGGTATATTCTCAGACTTCTCCAACATCCAGACGGTCAACATCAGCGGTGTGGTTCGCTCCATTGATCCCACAACAGGAACCATCACTTacaatgctgagctgaagtacTACTACTCCTGCGCTTATCCCTTAGAATATCTGATCAACAACACCCAGATCGATGTGTCTGCTTCCTCCATTGCGATTAAGGACAACAACGGGAGTTTCATCAGCACCTTGAACATGGAGCTGTACAGTGATGCCAACTACACGCAACAGCTGGTCATGCCATCGCTTGGGATCGAGTTGAGGACCAGTGTGTATGTTGAGGTCAAGGCCACAAACTTGACAGGGCAGTACCACGTCCTGCTCGACCGATGCTATGCCTCTATCTCCCGGCTGCCTTCCAACTCTAGCTTCTTCAACCTGTTTGTCCCATGTTCAAGAGATCAGTTCACCACCATGATTGAGAACGGAGACAGCCAGACCGCCCGCTTCCGCTTCCCAGCCTTTCGGTTCATCGAGCAGCAGAACGAGACCGTGTCCACCTACTACCTGCACTGTATTACCCGGCTGTGTGAAAAGAGCACTTGCAGCACCTTCAAGCAGTGCAGCAACAGAAGGAAGAGGAGCACCCTGGATACCACCTCGCTGAGCGCAGACCAGACCTACACCATCTCTTCTCCGGAAATCATCACCAAAACCGAGAGCACCGAGTCCAAAGAGAAACCTCTTGTGGCCGAAGAAAAAGACGGATCATCTGTGGGACTCGGTGCGGCTGTTGGGGTCCTTGcctttgtttgctttattgCTCTTTGTGTTGCAGCATTGTTTTACAAAAAGCTCAGGAACTAA